CCAGATGTCCGGGTACCTCCCCGGCGATCAGCAGCCCGCCGGAGGTCTGTGCGTCGGCAAGCAGGTGCAGCTCGTCCTGGCTCGCCCGTCCCGCGTCAAGGTGCGGGCGTACCCAGTCGAGGTTGCGCCGGGTGCCGCCGCTGACGTACCCGGCCCGCAGGGACTCCCGGGCGCCGTCGAGCACGGGGACGGCGGCGGCGTTCACCACGGCCGTGACGCCGCTGGCCCTGGCCAGCTTGTGCAGATGGCCGAGCAGCCCGAATCCGGTCACATCGGTGGCGCACACGGCGCCGGCCTCCAGGGCAGCCGCGGCTGCCCTGTCGTTGAGCATTGTCATGGTGGCGACGGCGTGTGCGAAGACCTCGCCGGTCCGTTTGTGGCGGTTGTTGAGTATGCCGACGCCCAGCGGTTTGGTCAGGGTCAGCGGCACGCCCGGCCGGCCGGCGTCGTTGCGCAGCAGCCGGTCCGGATCCACCAGGCCCGTCACGGCCATTCCGTAGAGCGGTTCCGGGCTGTCGATGCTGTGACCGCCGCCGACGAAGCAGCCGGCTTCGCGGGCCACTTCGAGCGCTCCCGCCAGGACCTCCCGGGCCAGCTCCGCGGGCAGTACGTCACGGGGCCAGCCCAGCAGGTTGAGCCCGACGACGGGCCGGCCGCCCATCGCGTAGACGTCGGACAGGGCGTTGGCCGCGGCGATCCGGCCCCAGTCGCGGGCGTCGTCGACGACGGGTGTGAAGAAGTCGGCCGTCGACACCAGGGCCGTGCCGTCACCGGTGAGCACCACGGCGGCGTCGTCACCGTCGTCGAGTCCGACCAGCAGCCGGTTCTTGTTGCCGCCGAGGGCCTGCCCGGGGTTCCCGGGCGGCAGCAGTCCCGCGACCATCGCCTCCAGTTCCCCCGGAGGAATCTTGCAGGCGCAGCCGCCTCCGTGTGCGAACTGGGTCAACCGCACGGGCGCGGCCGGTACGGCGGCGGGGCCAACTGTCGTCATACGGCGATCATTTCACCCCTTGCCCCAGCAGTGTGCGGGGACCACAATCTTGTTCCGGAGGCGTTGGGCGGGCTGGTGCCCCTCCCGATCTTCAACATCGGTGTGGTCCGGAAACCGGGCCAGGCGGGTTCGATTCCCGTCCGCCTCCGCTGACTTCGATCGGGGTGGCGCGGGTGGCGGACGAGACGGAGGAGCCGCCTGCGGACATCCGGAGGCAGGTGCCGAGCACCACGGTGCTCCTCGGCGACCCCCGGCTGAGCGAGGCGTCCGCACGGCTGGGCAGGCCCCTCGTCAAGGCCGCGGTCGGCACCGCCCAACAGCTCGTACGCGAAGGACGGATCGGCCCGGGCGACGCCGTCCACGCCGCACTTGCCGCGCTCCCCGCGCACACAGGCGGACTGAGCCCCGTGCACAACGCCACCGGCGTCGTACTGCACACCAATCTGGGACGGGCCCCGCTGTCGCGGTCCGCACTGGAGGCCATGGCGGCGGCAGGCGGATACACGGACGTCGAGCTGGACCTCGGCACCGGCAGACGGGCGCCACGCGGACGCGGCGCCATGGCTGCCCTGCGGGAAGCGGTGCCGGCCGCGGAGGCGGTGCACGTGGTCAACAACGGAGCCGCCGCCCTGGCCCTGGCGGCAATGACGCTGGCCCCGGGGCGCGACATCCTGCTCAGCCGGGGCGAATTCGTGGAGATCGGCGACGGCTTCCGGATACCCGAACTGCTGGCCTCCTGCGGCGCCCGCATACGCGAGGTCGGCACCACCAACCGGACCCGTCTCGGCGACTACGCGGACGCCGCCGGCCCGGACACCGGCTTCATCCTCAAGGTCCACCCGTCGAACTTCACGGTGAGCGGCTTCACCGGGGGAGTGGAAGCCGAGGAACTGGCGTCCCTCGGCCTTCCCGTCGTAGTCGACATCGGCTCCGGCCTCCTCGCTCCCGACCCGGTGCTGCCGGACGAGCCCGACGCGGCCACGGCCCTGCGCGCCGGGGCCACCCTCGTCACCGCCAGCGGGGACAAGCTCCTCGGCGGGCCGCAGGCCGGGCTGGTCCTCGGCCGGGCCGCCGTCGTGGAACGGATGCGCCGCCATCCTCTGGCCCGCGCCCTGCGCGTGGACAAGTTCACCCTGGCCGCGCTGGAAGCGACACTGCGCGGTCTCGAGCCTCCCGTGCACACAGCCGTGCACATGCCGCTGCCGCAGCTGCGCATCCGCACGCTGCGCATGGCCGAGGACGCTGTCCGCCGAGGTCTGGACGCCCGCGTCGTACCCCACGAGGCGGTGGTGGGAGGAGGGGGCGCGCCCGGGGCCGTTCTGCCTTCCTGCGCGCTCAGCCTCCCCGACGACCTGGCAGAACCTCTGCGCACCGGTCAACCGGCCGTGCTCGGGCGGGTGGTGCGCGGACGCCTGCTGCTGGACCTCCGGTGCGTACCGGAGGAATTCGACAGCGAGATCCTCGCCGCGGTGCTGCGCGCGGCGGGGCGGTGACCATGCGGGTCATCGCGACGGCAGGGCATGTCGACCACGGCAAGAGCACACTGATCCACGCACTGACCGGCACCCACCCCGACCGGCTGGCGGAGGAGCGGCGCCGTGGCCTGACCATCGACCTGGGCTTCGCATGGACGGACCTGCCGTCGGGCGAACGCCTTGCGTTCGTCGATGTCCCGGGACACGAGAGGTTCGTCCCCACCATGCTGGCCGGCGTGGGCCCCGTGCCCGCCGTGCTGTTCGTCGTCGCCGCCGACGAGGGCTGGAAACCGCAGTCCGCCGAGCACCTCGCCGCCGTGGACGCCCTCGGCGTACGGCACGGACTGCTCGCCGTCACCCGCTGCGACCTGGCCGACCCCGGCCCCGCCACGACGCAGGCACGGGAGCGGATCCGGACCAGCGCCCTCGGCGACGTCGAGACCGTGGCCGTGAGCGCGCGCACCGGCGCGGGCCTTGCCGCGTTGCGCGCCGCCCTCGGCCGGCTGGCCGCGCGGCTGCCGGACGGGGACGCCGACCCCCCGGTGCGCCTGTGGATCGACCGGTCCTTCACCGTGCGCGGCAGCGGACTGGTCGTCACCGGCACGCTCGGCGCGGGGCGGATCCGCAGGGGTGACACCCTGGTGACCGCCCGCTCGGGCCGTCCCGTGCGCGTCAGGGCCCTGCAGGCCCTCGGTGAGGAAACGGGCGAGGTGCGGGCCACCGCCCGGGTCGCCGTCAACCTCCGGGGCCTCGACAAGGAGGCGACCGGCCGTGGCGACGCCCTGCTCACGCCCGACAGTTTCCTCCCCTGCCTG
The Streptomyces sp. NBC_00234 DNA segment above includes these coding regions:
- the selD gene encoding selenide, water dikinase SelD encodes the protein MTTVGPAAVPAAPVRLTQFAHGGGCACKIPPGELEAMVAGLLPPGNPGQALGGNKNRLLVGLDDGDDAAVVLTGDGTALVSTADFFTPVVDDARDWGRIAAANALSDVYAMGGRPVVGLNLLGWPRDVLPAELAREVLAGALEVAREAGCFVGGGHSIDSPEPLYGMAVTGLVDPDRLLRNDAGRPGVPLTLTKPLGVGILNNRHKRTGEVFAHAVATMTMLNDRAAAAALEAGAVCATDVTGFGLLGHLHKLARASGVTAVVNAAAVPVLDGARESLRAGYVSGGTRRNLDWVRPHLDAGRASQDELHLLADAQTSGGLLIAGEVPGHLVIGELVPAVAGTTLVIR
- the selA gene encoding L-seryl-tRNA(Sec) selenium transferase, which translates into the protein MADETEEPPADIRRQVPSTTVLLGDPRLSEASARLGRPLVKAAVGTAQQLVREGRIGPGDAVHAALAALPAHTGGLSPVHNATGVVLHTNLGRAPLSRSALEAMAAAGGYTDVELDLGTGRRAPRGRGAMAALREAVPAAEAVHVVNNGAAALALAAMTLAPGRDILLSRGEFVEIGDGFRIPELLASCGARIREVGTTNRTRLGDYADAAGPDTGFILKVHPSNFTVSGFTGGVEAEELASLGLPVVVDIGSGLLAPDPVLPDEPDAATALRAGATLVTASGDKLLGGPQAGLVLGRAAVVERMRRHPLARALRVDKFTLAALEATLRGLEPPVHTAVHMPLPQLRIRTLRMAEDAVRRGLDARVVPHEAVVGGGGAPGAVLPSCALSLPDDLAEPLRTGQPAVLGRVVRGRLLLDLRCVPEEFDSEILAAVLRAAGR